Within Triticum dicoccoides isolate Atlit2015 ecotype Zavitan chromosome 1B, WEW_v2.0, whole genome shotgun sequence, the genomic segment TTCAGCCAAGCAGCGCAGTCTTTCTTGTAATGCCCTTTCTGCTTGCAGTGGAGACAGGTGTCTTTGTCCACTGAGAAAGGCTGTTGCTGATGCTGATGCTGATAGGGGGCTTTTCCATTCTTTGAAGGAGAACTTTTGTTGTTTTGACCGTAGTTCTTTTTCTTGTAATCCTTCACATAGTTGAGTGAACCACCATGTGCGGCTTTGAGTTTGTCCTCTTCTTGGACACACATTGCTATTGTCTTTTCAATGTCCCATGTTCCAGGTGACATATTATAGTTTACAACAAAAGTTGCAAACTCCTTTGGCAGTGAAGCCATGACCAGGTGGATCAGGAGCGCTGGTTTGATCTCCAGATCCGCATCCATGGGCTTGAGCTTTGCTGCCATATTGCTCATCCTGAGGATGTGCTCTCTTATGCCATGACTACCACCTGTGTAGCATTCTGTCACCAGTTGTTCTAACACCTGGGTGGCATAGATCTTAGAAGAGCCAGTGAACTGGCTCTTTATCTTTGTAAGCAACTCCCCTGCGGAAGTGCACTCTGCAATGGAGCCCACAATGGCGCTCTCAACTGTATTCTTTATAaatgccatgcactttttgtttgcatTGACCCACTTTTGGTTATCTATGAGGTAGGACTGCTCCAAAGGAGCATAGTCCCCCTTCTTTTTAGCCCATGCAGCATCATCATCAATGGCCTCTCTTACTGGCTCTATGGGTCTGACCGGCTGTGGTTTCACCACAACCCAGTCAAGATCAGCACAAATAAATGCCAGTTCAACTTTCTTCCTCCACTCAGTGTGGTTGTCACCTCTGAGTGTCGGAACTTCTtttaggcaactcatcaagtgaaAGCCTCCTGAAATCACAATTTAAGTGACCTCAATAAAACAATCATACGCAATAATCTAACGTTGGTCAAATTAAAACATACAATTGTCTATGCAATTAAATCCATATTACCGTGGGGCAAAAAATTAGAAATAAATGCACCTTTAaatttcaataataaaacatgatcatgttattaacaacgttggtcataaaaataacataatcatattcATTTTAATAATCACTTTAACATGCTCTTAAAAACTTAATACTatgtaaacttttattttctttgtaaaaGAGCATTAATTATTTACGCAGCGGAAAAAACAACATGAATAAAAATTCGCGAACTTTCAGCCTAGCGCGCTCGGCCCGCAGCTGAAAAAAAACGGCCCACAGCCTGGCCTACGCGCCGCCCGCGGTTGTGGCCTCGGCCCAGCGCCAACGCgcgcgccgctgccgccggcctCGTCCACTTTCGGCCCACTGGCCCGCAACCAGCTAGGGTTTCAATCTGGGGCGTCAGATTTGATCGGACAGACACACGCTCATTGCGCTCGAACAAAAACCGACCCACCGCGGCATTCGGGACGAAACCTAATCCGTTCGCTCCCCTCTCTTCTCGCGCGCCGCTCAGCCTCTCTCGACGGCGGAGCGAGGGGTTCGCCCCGGTCGCCCGGTCCGGCCGCCGGCGGCGGCCGCGGAAACCACTGCGGCGCGCGCGCCTCCTTTCCCTTTCCCTTCCTTGCTGTTCTCCCCTTTCCCCCGCCTTCTCTTTGACACAGAGAGAGAAAGACGCCTGCAGCGTCGTCGGGACTCCGCCGGCCGCCGGCGACGGCGATAGGCCACCGCGCCGCGCGAGCCGCGCGCGAGCTTCTCCCTTTCCCCGTTCCATCTCCTCCTACCGTGACAGAGAGGACGAGGCTTCTTTGCCCCTTCTGCCCCATTCGTGTTCGACGACGGCAGAGCACTTTACTGCGGCGTCGTGGTCATCCCCctcgtcggctgcgcgtccaccttGCGGCGATCGCGCCGCCGTCGAGCGGTTTGTTCGCGATGCCCTTTGCCCTGTGTGGGGTAGTTCTTCATCCGACGCCTCGGCTTGCCGATGCGCGTCCGGATCGAGAGGAACGGCGCGGCCTTGCGGAGGCGCTCTTTGCCGGCGAGGCCCGAGGCCCTAGTCCGGTGAACTTTTGGGGAtcctttttttgtttgcttttcTCTGTGCCCTGCTAGGGTTCTTTGCGGGTTGGGGATCCTTttcctttctttgttttctttttaccGAAAATCATCTAACCAAGATGGCCTGATACCATTGTTAGATCCTTCGGATCGGAGTAAGCTAGATCATCCGGTGAACCTACCTTCTCCAGGTGCAGATGAGGAACTCCCAGTGTCGGCCATGGTGACGGTGGCCGGTGATGGCAGGGAGTGGATGGCGGCGGTGtgtgggcagtggcggcggcggagcttcccgTCACTGTCAGCGCTAGACCTAGATCGGGTCGGGGTTTTCGGTGGGGAGCCTGGCAACGCGGTGAACCTGGTACTGCGTGCCGCCGGCCCCCACCTTTTTATGTAGCGCTGCGTGGCAGGGGCCCGTCAACCATATTgcggttgggcgcccccgatcagggcgcggatcAGGGGTCCGGTGGGCCGTTGGGCCCACACAggagagatcaacctaacagtTCAGAATATAAAAGCCATTTAAAATATAGCACACAAGGTGAAGAACAGATACGGAACATGCCTCTCCGTATTCATAGCATTTGCCCACAAATTTGGGAATTTTGATTAGCACGGCCCTATGGGACAGTTTCTAATAGCATTCGAGAAGCTACCTACGTACATATACACAATATGTTAGCTATTTGCATTCATGCTCGTGAGATTTGGTGTTATCCATATGGGATTTGGCCAATTGCACCAAAGCTGAGATACAATTTCTTCCGTACTGTCATTTCCCAAGTTGAGAATACCTATATCCCGGCGATTATTCTTATAGTGCGAAACATATATCTCGTCATCTGTGAAATAAACACAGTTTTTCTTCAATTGTGGATAAGCTTCCGCACTAAGGCATTGCGACTGACTACGCCCAAGAAACAACACATGATCATGCAAGCCATTTACTTCCACAAGTTTTTTTGCTGCCATATCAGCTTTATATAACAATACTTTCTCAGTCTGTACGAGCAGCTCTTCTGTGACATCAGATTTCCTGCAAACTTGCAACAGATCACCCCATGGAGCCTGAACAACGTACATGTCCCCGTCCGTCCCACTAATGTAATTCTCCATCTCTTCTGCAATAATATAACTCATGATGGTAGGACCGGTGAGATCAAAAGCATAGACTCCTCCAGTTTCTGCGAATGCATACAATAGACCATCCATGTGGATGCATTGTTTATAGTTCTTACCCGGCAGCGAGGTCCATTTATAATCACCTACCCTTGCAAACGAAATATATTTCTCTGGATTGTGGATGATAACCACAATATAGCTTCCCGTGGGTGGATCAGGAAACACAAATGCCCTGATGTAGAGGCAGTCAGAAAACTCATTCGGATCATCGTTCGGCGCTAGATCCCACATCTTAATCTTATTAACTGCACCAGCACTATCTAAGATCGGCTCTATTTGCTCAATGGTGATCGCCGAGGGGAGGGAAATCTGTTGACCAGTGATCGGATTGAGAAGGTGAAGCTCAGACTTCTCATCAGCAGTAACTAACCAGCCATTAGAGGACCCAATGAGATGCCTAGTACGGATAGGTGGATCCGGAAGAGTTAGCTTGTAGACCCTCTTTTCAGCAAGACTGTAGAGAGAAGCTACGTTCTCACCATCGGCTTCGGAGGCGTAGAGGAGGCAAGGTGTCTGGGGCCGTTTATATTGCCCAAGCTGGCTATGTAGACTACTATACGCAGAGCGCCAGAAGGAGCACACGGAGCTTGCACGAATGAGGTCAGGAAGCTCCAGGAGGGAAAAGATATCCATCAATACATCCAACGGCAGCTCCAGCAGTGTTTCAACCACAGTCTCGGTCTCCATCAGCGGCGTCTCCGGCAATATTTCCACCACGGTCTCGGTCTCCATCAGCATCAATGGCGGGTGTTTTCTGAATTTCCAGTGTGAACTGGGAGGGGGAGAAAGGGCCAGCAGCATACGCAACATTCTCAAGTCTAGCTGCAGTAAGCTCATCATCCTCACTAAGCTACACGTCCCCATTGGGGAAATTGCAAAATCTGATCTTCTGAATGATGAATCGCTTCCGCAGCTATCAACCGCACAGCTTTAGTTCAACCTAGCAGGAACAGGGGCAGGCAGCACTTGTATATATAATAGGAAGCTCAACCCACCTACGGAGGCCTGAGCTCAGCTCTAATTCGAGTAGGAAATGAGTCCGAATCCAAGAACGACTACGGGAAATTTGGACTGGAGACTACGGGAAAAAAAAAGATTTGGACCTGGAATCGGACTACGCGGCTCAGACGAATCCCAATCCCGTTCCCACGACGACAGGAAAGAGAGAAGGAACAAACCAGAGGAGGTGCCGAAGTGTAGCAGCTCGATAGCGCACAAGGCGAAGGCGGGTGGGAGGTGGCAGAGAGATGGAACTGCGGACTGCGTTGATGAACTGCGGACTTCTTCGGCGGCGAGATGCGCCGCTGGCTGTATCGAGGTAATTGTGTTGGGAAAATCTATCCTTCCGTCCGATGGCGCTCGCgcggtaagggcatctccagccgttcggcccccagggcgcctaaatagagcggcctgggggcgtgccggcgctagtttggcctctgggggcgacctagctcccagtcacgcccccacgcgccggccccaggatgcgggaaattcaaacttggtcgttcccgctcttAAAAGACGCCGCAAATtcggcgatcggacgtagtctggcgttacaaaaaacagaaCGCTGCCGCCGCAAGTTCGCAtttcactcggcggggtcggctccaggcgttggcggagtcggcgtgcgcgagcttggcggtgtcggagctgcttcggtgctgggctgcgtcggcgcggcttcggcactgctgggtggcgatgtagaggcgtcgttcgggcttggtgtcgtcggcgtcgtcggcgttgccgtcggcagctcgttcaggatgaggccgcgctgcatcaggtaccacgccttgagcttctcgtcgttgctctggagcatgtccgccccgcccatcagaaaagccatgtcggtgttcctcttcttcacggcgatgttcgtccggagcaggtcgagcttgatggcgttgttcttcattagcgacgcccaccgcgcctcggtcttctcttcgcgtaggacggcgcgggcctgggcgtcggcgaggcaatgctcgatggactcctgcactcgcgcggttgccgcgtcggcgtttttccccttctttgccaatttgtggccgtccggccgcccctctgacgcgcccggagtcgtcgcgtccggcttgtatgtctccttggccttgtcgagggcacgtcggacttccgcccacttctcgcacttgtcaatgcgcttgtagacgtggaggtgcttgaagtcggcgtcttggttgtcgccCCGATACATGGCGAACATACGCAGCAACTGCGCGGAGGGACGAACAGTTGGCGGGCGGTGGGCGTAGGGGACAAAGAtatgcgggcgaacggcgtgcgtacctgatcctcaacgctggcgccgctctccgggcgagccgcgacctcctcgacaattccatgccatttgttgcacgccaactggatacgcccccaatggttcgccatcgccttggagccgcgctgcatgtagacgcctttgaagtagggcttcgatggcggcgccctcggcttcctctgcttcggctgggtcacggcgccagtcgcggttgccgccacgcgcggcatggcgtacttcttcgttggcatggcggcgactggaaggcgagcgggaggggtttggcgggagaaagggagagaatggcgggaggaaggcgagcgagcgggatagatgcgagggaaaagcgtcagGAAACGGCaggaaaaggccctcgggtcgcctccagggcgggcccacgcgccttttttgcttgtgccggctccccaagcgcccccagggcgccgggttcggcctgggtccaccGGCACCAGATTTGGCCCGAGCCGGcaaaaaacgggcttctgggggcgcgactggggactttttttggcgccggcgcggcaaaattgcctggggagggcctgttgggggcgcggctggagatgccctaaggatcGATGCATCTTGTTATCCACTAGAAGGGCCCATCTGTAAGGCTCCATCCAACACATCGTTTTGTTGTAGAAGGAGAAATCTTTTTTAAATAACGCATACGTCATACACAcatataccgaaaaaggctttcgtcccgctttatagataaagcaaaccGCCAAGAACACACACACAGAGTCAAGTCCACACACACGCACATACCCAAGTCTCACGAAAAAGTAcataggttctgctgagggcacagctcaacaagcccaaacaaaaataaaaaaggcAGCAAATGCCGGACGAAGAAGACGACTAGTCaggctccggcggaggcggcgggggcggcggcgacaggcggacGGCCATCGATCGGAGGGCGGCGATGAAGGCTGAGATGGCGTCGCGGTCCAGGGGACGGCTAAgcagccgccaaagctgcaagaaacccgagAGTTTGAAGAGAGCGTCAGTAGAACGACGAAGAGGAGTGCGCTGAATCACAAGCTTACTGCGAACAGTCCAGAGGGTCCAGGCGAGgaccccaatctcaagccacctaatgtggcgagaagtCGCGGGGGACGACTGGAGTTCGTCAAAtaagtcagggaagttggtgtggcaccaatCTCCACTGACCACTTCGCGAAAGCAGCTCCAGAGGAACTGGGCGGACACGCAGGAGAAGAAAATGTGGTTCGAGTCTTCGGGAGCCCCACAGAGCGGGCAGAGGCCAGTGCCCGGGCCATTGCACTTGCGCACCTCCACCCCGGACGGGATCCGGCCacgaatccattgccacatgaagatgcGGATCTTCAGCGGCAAGCGGATGGACCAAACCATCGAGAGAGGGAGGGGGCGGCAGACGGTGCGATGGCCAGGTAGAGAGATTTGGTGGAGAATTGGCACGAAGGTTCGAGGCGCCACCGAACTAGGTCAGGACCACCACCCAGCGAGGGTTCGTGGAGAGCAATACAGTCGAGTAactcacgccaggcggcggattccattgggccaaaggcccaccggaaagcaaggcgccctaagtcaagaagggccctatcaacggagatgtcacgcccaatatgcgataatatcctaaagagactcgaaggtcccaccaaggatagaaccgcatattgaaacgcttttgcaaggtggatatcattccatcaacattacataatagatggggatacatacaaggcatacaaatgccacaagagtacatcaatacaacatacataagatcaacatctggctacggatgaaacaaaaacagaagctcaaacaatatccaccctgctagcccaggctgccaacctggaacctatcccctgatcgaagaagaagcagaagaagaactccaaaacaagcaaacatcgctctcgcgtcatgatcatcgcataacctgtacctgcaactgttgttgtagtaatctgtaagccacgaggactcagcaatcccattaccatgggtatcaagactagcaaagcttaatgggtaaggaaggggtaaagtggtgaggttgcagcagcgactaagcatatatggtgtctaacatacgcaaataagagcgagaagagaagcaacggaatggttgtgaagctagcaatgatcaagaagtgatcctgaactcctacataCGTCAAACatgacccaaaaccgtgttcacttcccggactccgccgaaaagagaccatcacggctacacacgcggttgatgcgttttaattcgaatctggtgtaaagttatctacaaccggacattaacaaattcccatctgccacataaccgcggacacggctttcggaagtttataccctgcaggggtgtcccaacttagcccatcacaagctctcacggtcaatgaaggatattccttctcccaggaagacccgatcaaactcggaatcccggtttacaagacatttcgacaatggtaaaacaagaccagcaagaccacccgactgtgccgacaaatcccgataggagctgcacatatctcgttctcagggcacaccggataagcgaagcgtacaggtaccgacgtaatccaagttgccaaggaatggtcccgcacgatgctctagtttggaccaacactcggaggagcactggcccggggggtaaaataaagatgacccttgagtctgcagaacccaagggaaaaaggcttaggtggcaaatgttaaaaccaatgttgggccttgctggaggagttttattcaaagcgaactatcaaggggtcccattaatcacccaaccgcgtaaggaacgcaaaatcaaggaacataataccggtatgacggaaactagggaggcaagagtggaacaaaacaccaggcataaggccgagccttccaccctttaccaaatatatagatgcattaattaaataagagatattgtgatatcccaacataatcctgtccaccatggagcaatcttcaacttcacctgcaactaataacgctataagaggggctgagcaaagcggtaacatagccaagcaacggtttgctaggaagggcgaaaaggttagaggctgacatggcaatttgggaggcttgaagagcaagtgataggtagcgcagcaaagcgatagaacaaagcaactagcatagcaatgatagaagtgatatcgagggtagtggtcatcttgcctgaaatcccgcaaggaagaagaacgagtccatgaagaagacaaacggacgtagtcgaacgaatcctcacaatcgcaacgtaaccagaactatcaagaagaagcaacaccggaaagaagcaaaaaacatggtaaacaaccaagaataatcatggcatgatgcataatcaagtatgatgcatgtccgctttaatgaggcatggcatggcaaagtgcaacaaacaacactacaaattaagtggagctcaatatgcaacgagttgcatattgacgaaacaccacatcaattatttagttctctctcgtttaggaacacaaaaatattacatgttgttataaacatgacaagaggtgaagcataaataaactaactatctaggcaagtttaagtgaggccggaaacaacaaacgataattccggaaaatccccatatgtcatttagcaatataatgcaaacacaattttaaccatttaaatgttgttaacatgatgtggatgacatatggAAGTCTTAAGcaaatttatgaaaatgttgacatgagcatgttatgaagcatttggtcaccatggcggaacaaaacgggtgccacggcaacgaatccgaaaatgatgccacgacaacatatcggttccggtaacttgattgagatatcgatgcaaacgagaagtgtgcggatgtgtggaacacggaagagatggggagtgatcccggataccgggtgtcccacatgtcggtggcatggcaaaagaggggcatcgcaagcgacAATTTGATCACGGTGCAACCACggacatctcattcaacacatgcattcggcgGTCGTCTCGgctgttataccttcgaagcgtgcattttcggggcgAAACGAGTTCGATGCAAtgaagaggaagtagacgttctcgcaacggtcatagtggaagtagttgtactcgttcGTTTCGAAGAGgcacttgacgaatccaacatcttcggggcgacggtagtggaagtagtggtacacgtttcgaaGAGGGACTTCACACATCCGATGTCTCCggtgtcgacggtagtggtacacggtcatcgtggtacttggcgagtcCGCGTAGTCGTAGATGTTCCAAGGTACTTGACGCATCAGCAGGTGTAGTCGTACATGGTGTCCGCAGCAACATGTCCATGATGGCCAAACAAACCAATAGCAATCGAAGGCAGCAGGGTGCGAGGCAAAGCTTGAGCGGTGGGAATGCCATGGGCGTGCAACAGAGCAAAGGGGGCGTCGGGG encodes:
- the LOC119303104 gene encoding uncharacterized protein LOC119303104, with protein sequence MSCLKEVPTLRGDNHTEWRKKVELAFICADLDWVVVKPQPVRPIEPVREAIDDDAAWAKKKGDYAPLEQSYLIDNQKWVNANKKCMAFIKNTVESAIVGSIAECTSAGELLTKIKSQFTGSSKIYATQVLEQLVTECYTGGSHGIREHILRMSNMAAKLKPMDADLEIKPALLIHLVMASLPKEFATFVVNYNMSPGTWDIEKTIAMCVQEEDKLKAAHGGSLNYVKDYKKKNYGQNNKSSPSKNGKAPYQHQHQQQPFSVDKDTCLHCKQKGHYKKDCAAWLKSVMEKRGIPFDANYAKKRKTH
- the LOC119350255 gene encoding putative F-box protein At4g22180, which translates into the protein MGTCSLVRMMSLLQLDLRMLRMLLALSPPPSSHWKFRKHPPLMLMETETVVEILPETPLMETETVVETLLELPLDVLMDIFSLLELPDLIRASSVCSFWRSAYSSLHSQLGQYKRPQTPCLLYASEADGENVASLYSLAEKRVYKLTLPDPPIRTRHLIGSSNGWLVTADEKSELHLLNPITGQQISLPSAITIEQIEPILDSAGAVNKIKMWDLAPNDDPNEFSDCLYIRAFVFPDPPTGSYIVVIIHNPEKYISFARVGDYKWTSLPGKNYKQCIHMDGLLYAFAETGGVYAFDLTGPTIMSYIIAEEMENYISGTDGDMYVVQAPWGDLLQVCRKSDVTEELLVQTEKVLLYKADMAAKKLVEVNGLHDHVLFLGRSQSQCLSAEAYPQLKKNCVYFTDDEIYVSHYKNNRRDIGILNLGNDSTEEIVSQLWCNWPNPIWITPNLTSMNLTVYKQSTKKHWAIC